The Gossypium raimondii isolate GPD5lz chromosome 2, ASM2569854v1, whole genome shotgun sequence genome segment TATgcaattcaattttttccaCAATCAAACTTCAATTCATTACTTGTTATTATGtttgcattatatatttatttttaaagtaactTTGTCCATTATTTGGGTCCCAAtgttctaaatttattaaataatttttgaaagattaaatATAGGTTTAtgaatgtcaaaatttcaatcaattaaattttttatcgtTAATGAAATTGTGTCATGAGGTAAAAtctgttattttatatttaaaattattaaaatatcataaaaataaaataaagttatgaatttaatatgCAATGTTAGGTTGAATTCAATATGCAATATggataatgaattttaattttgtttttatatttaatttttacttgatttaattttcacaaatcaaaatatgactatcaatatattattattttatatttacatattaaatacataaataattatattaatttaattaaaataaattgacatatttatttattttatttaataatctaatataaaaataaattgatgtttatttatttaaatgtatgtaattaactaaaaaatgaaaatttatgtgtaCATTTGATTACAACCAAAGTTACATacttatattaaattgatttgatgtattaataaatttgagAATATATTGTTTATAGTCATCATCCGGGATAGAGGGCTGACCTAGCCTTAACCTGGACCGAGCTTTaggcaaaaaaaattcaaagttacCATCCGACCCGATCGGATCCATATACACCTCTACAGTGGGTGGTTTCAAGAACCCAAAGTGGTTGGTTCGCAGCCATCATGAACACAGGCCAAGACATCTCGGTAGTCCCTGGAAATGGTGAAAGAATCATACACATTTCCATCACTGCTTTTCTTGTATTCAAAGAGGAGAGATGAATGATTGTATGCAGTCAACTTCACGAAACCAAAATCTGAATCTTTGTATAGACTCCATGAAGTCTGGGTAGGACCAAACGCTGATAAATGGCTCCCTCCCCCACCAACCACTACGTGAATCGTTCCATTTACAGTACCTGAATAGTGTGATTTTCCCACATGCATGCACTGCCCCTGCATTTTTAGAAACATTAGAACTGTAAGAAGGTTGAAAACTTTGAACTTTGAATCTCAGAAGGAGACTGAAGGCCGGGTATAAAGGATCTGGTCTCAGATTCGAACTCCAACATTCCAACTTAGCCAAACTTATTGGACCCTATCGGGTGACTTTCAgacttatattttgattaaatgccATGATGATAGGTTTTGGCCATACCTGGTAAACCGGGCAAGTTCTTTCATAGTTATGGATATGTCCAAAAAATGCAATGTCGACTTTGTACTTCTGCCAAAGTCCTTGCAAGCTTTCCCTTCCCATGGGCTCTCCAAATGAGGCATCTTTCCAATAACTTGAGGAATAACCAAGAACACGATGAGCAACAAATATCAACCAGGGCTGCTTTCTCCGGTCTGCCGACGCTAGGCACTTCTCTATGAACTTGTACTGCTCAGAACCTTCCCTCCAATCATGTTCACTGTCAGCTATACAGAAATGGAACATGCCATAGTCTGTTGAATACCTGTAAAGAACCGGTAATCTGATTTAAACAGATTCCTTTCAGGAGACTACAACATGCATACACGAAAGATGGTCTCGAATCTTGATGTTGCGTACAAACTTAGCTTCCATTAACAATTTATATTGTATTTCTGGTAAATTACTTACCAAAACTTAGCTCTGTTCTCAGCAGGAACATAAAACATGGTCTCAGCTATGACACCACATTCACCACCAGAATCGTTTCCGTCGTAGAACGACCCAGAGTTGGGAGCATCGCGTTCATGATTGCCGCTATACGAAAAGAAGTAATCTTAGTTAGGATCCAATATAAGCACTTTGTTAATAACTGCAAAGTAATTCTCAAGTGTTACAAAGAGTTCATGCTAATTGAGCATTGCAAACCTTGCAATCATATATGGCACAGTTGATGCAATGCGCTCAACCTGTGATGTGAACTGGTCCCACTGTGAGATATACCCATTTGCATATGTAATGTCCCCTATATGAAAAACTATGTCAATGTTTTTCAAGTCCTTGATTAGTTGATCCGTGGTGTTAAGTGATCCTGGCTGATAATTACTGTATTCGTTTGAACCATCTCGTTCGGCCTGAAACgtgttaaaacaattataaaatctcttcatattttatGCACTATGCTGCAATTAAGTGCCAAATAACATGCAATACAgttgaaatgatgatatttgagttttataCATTGAATGAGTTCTTTGATTACAATGGGAGGTTAGGAAGCAACAATTGAAAGTTGAATGTGGTTAGTTGAGAAGCATTTGTACCCAGGGGATAGAGGTTTTGTTACTATATTGCAGGACA includes the following:
- the LOC105788685 gene encoding probable inactive purple acid phosphatase 27 isoform X1, with amino-acid sequence MRSLSFLSMEYLFLLMSILSQCLKFGSGTAAVVHAGNGDGVQPLSKIAIHKAVYALHENASVKAHPLVLGTKGGDSDWVTVEIECPKPSEDDWIAVFSPANFSSSICQPSDDMEQFPRICSAPIKYKYANDSDADYKKTGKSSLKFQLINQREDFSFALFSGGLSDPKLVAVSNVISFANPKAPLYPRLSQGKSWNEMTVTWTSGYNVIEAVPFVEWGMKGESQTRSPAGTLTFHQNDMCAPPARTVGWRDPGFIHTSFLKDLWPSSVYTYKLGHKLVDGSYVWSKSYSFKSSPYPGQDSLQRVVIFGDMGKAERDGSNEYSNYQPGSLNTTDQLIKDLKNIDIVFHIGDITYANGYISQWDQFTSQVERIASTVPYMIASGNHERDAPNSGSFYDGNDSGGECGVIAETMFYVPAENRAKFWYSTDYGMFHFCIADSEHDWREGSEQYKFIEKCLASADRRKQPWLIFVAHRVLGYSSSYWKDASFGEPMGRESLQGLWQKYKVDIAFFGHIHNYERTCPVYQGQCMHVGKSHYSGTVNGTIHVVVGGGGSHLSAFGPTQTSWSLYKDSDFGFVKLTAYNHSSLLFEYKKSSDGNVYDSFTISRDYRDVLACVHDGCEPTTLGS
- the LOC105788685 gene encoding probable inactive purple acid phosphatase 27 isoform X2, with protein sequence MEQFPRICSAPIKYKYANDSDADYKKTGKSSLKFQLINQREDFSFALFSGGLSDPKLVAVSNVISFANPKAPLYPRLSQGKSWNEMTVTWTSGYNVIEAVPFVEWGMKGESQTRSPAGTLTFHQNDMCAPPARTVGWRDPGFIHTSFLKDLWPSSVYTYKLGHKLVDGSYVWSKSYSFKSSPYPGQDSLQRVVIFGDMGKAERDGSNEYSNYQPGSLNTTDQLIKDLKNIDIVFHIGDITYANGYISQWDQFTSQVERIASTVPYMIASGNHERDAPNSGSFYDGNDSGGECGVIAETMFYVPAENRAKFWYSTDYGMFHFCIADSEHDWREGSEQYKFIEKCLASADRRKQPWLIFVAHRVLGYSSSYWKDASFGEPMGRESLQGLWQKYKVDIAFFGHIHNYERTCPVYQGQCMHVGKSHYSGTVNGTIHVVVGGGGSHLSAFGPTQTSWSLYKDSDFGFVKLTAYNHSSLLFEYKKSSDGNVYDSFTISRDYRDVLACVHDGCEPTTLGS